From one Xiphophorus hellerii strain 12219 chromosome 18, Xiphophorus_hellerii-4.1, whole genome shotgun sequence genomic stretch:
- the LOC116708341 gene encoding uncharacterized protein LOC116708341, producing MQEFYRNICQQAESLKDVFENMDSKNLSLLKEILVHNVRKDVLSHTHIGEGDNQDISTSQAESSVSLLGAVLRSVEALLCKLTAEAWQNQDLCGLPYCHGSRDSEAQVGYMQPGNTNMSFTQCSSMSMNKGEAISHETDCTQTAAPCFSEDNLSKLVTVSPLFKTLQDIQQSLQQLTTDESHQHSHKAETGTSVQENHNERLIPTALDSLSPQHSAVYLFGCHVVQWLADSPMFPSVLLLLAKSVPFCSSSSNENPLGHFTGDFYFDPTNQILYLSEAKLQHVGHFIAVILLSMARIAVGSKPQTFLQALHEAISAVSLQLFNLSFKWSPAEPNFDALGGRHGALVEQFLNIRVPSEARFTEPLLARRLEKYKYFKLEDLICNLKQRSTPNTGLPPNGTPVQMSCVEEEIDRMSESFLQLSMQMQRRSQISTMLKERENGAAEKARETSTSTPSLSRNGTVLLELKRCYVSQRLNELQTTLNQMRRCQLRDGELRDGTKGREESDDGSDQHREKEHDPATDRRSPPDHQRSAALSAGQKLSPRSPESRGLLNDKAESYISDQQRSGSVQTNNPDILMDQTFRRTKDQLH from the exons ATGCAGGAATTTTATAGGAATATATGCCAGCAGGCTGAATCACTCAAG GATGTGTTTGAAAATATGGATAGTAAAAACCTGAGTCTCCTTAAAGAGATTCTAGTCCATAATGTGAGGAAGGATGTGTTATCACACACTCACATCGGAGAGGGAGACAACCAAG ACATTTCCACCAGCCAAGCTGAGTCCTCTGTGTCTTTACTGGGAGCTGTTCTTAGATCAGTCGAAGCTCTTTTATGCAAGCTGACAGCAGAAGCTTGGCAGAACCAGGATCTGTGTGGTCTTCCATATTGTCACGGTTCAAGAGACTCTGAGGCTCAGGTTGGATATATGCAACCTGGTAACACCAATATGTCTTTTACACAG TGCTCATCAATGTCTATGAATAAAGGAGAAGCTATTTCTCATGAGACAG ACTGCACACAGACAGCTGCTCCTTGTTTCAGTGAAGACAATCTATCCAAATTGGTCACCGTATCTCCTTTGTTCAAAACTCTGCAGGACATTCAGCAGTCTTTACAACAGCTTACCACAGATGAGTCACATCAGCATTCCCATAaag CAGAAACGGGGACTTCAGTCCAAGAGAACCACAACGAACGTCTAATTCCAACTGCACTGGACAGCCTGTCTCCACAGCATTCGGCTGTTTACCTTTTTGGTTGTCACGTGGTGCAGTGGCTTGCAGATTCCCCCATGTTCCCCTCTGTGCTTCTTTTGCTGGCAAAGTCGGTTCCCTTTTGCTCATCTTCGTCTAATGAGAATCCCCTGGGTCATTTCACTGGGGACTTCTATTTTGATCCAACCAATCAAATCCTTTATCTGTCAGAGGCAAAGCTTCAGCATGTGGGACACTTTATTGCTGTCATTCTGCTGTCCATGGCCCGCATAGCAgtag gaTCCAAACCCCAGACGTTTCTGCAAGCTCTGCATGAAGCCATTTCAGCTGTAAGCCTTCAGCTGTTCAACCTTTCTTTTAAATGGAGCCCAGCAGAA CCTAATTTTGATGCATTAGGTGGGCGGCATGGGGCATTAGTGGAGCAATTTCTCAATATCAGAGTTCCCTCTGAAGCGCGCTTCACTGAGCCCCTATTAGCTAGAAG ACTTGAgaaatataagtattttaaacTGGAAGATCTTATCTGCAACCTCAAACAAAGATCAACTCCAAATACAG GTTTACCACCAAATGGGACACCAGTGCAG ATGTCATGTGTAGAGGAAGAAATTGACCGCATGAGTGAATCTTTCCTGCAGCTAAGCATGCAGATGCAGAGGAGATCTCAAATAAGCACAATGTTAAAGGAGAGAGAGAACGGTGCTGCAGAAAAAGCG AGGGAAACATCCACAAGCACGCCAAGCCTGAGTCGTAACGGAACAGTCCTGTTGGAGCTGAAGAGATGTTATGTATCACAGCGACTCAACGAGCTGCAAACCACATTAAACCAAATGAGACGTTGCCAGCTGCGTGATGGCGAGCTGAGAGACGGAACAAAAGGCCGCGAGGAAAGTGATGATGGCTCCGATCAGCACAGAGAAAAGGAGCATGATCCTGCCACGGATCGCCGCAGTCCTCCAGACCACCAGCGGAGCGCCGCTCTTTCAGCTGGTCAGAAACTCAGCCCACGCAGCCCAGAGAGCCGAGGTCTTTTGAATGATAAAGCGGAGAGTTATATTTCCGACCAGCAGAGAAGTGGCTCTGTTCAGACCAACAATCCGGACATCTTAATGGATCAAACTTTCCGGCGCACCAAAGATCaactccattaa
- the scn3b gene encoding sodium channel regulatory subunit beta-3 isoform X1: MLTLHRVQQQTLLLLLFVVHLSRPVCVDVASDTEAVLGSSMKLTCISCLKREELKPNTSVNWYFTSSENNTYDRIHIFERNNGVRKRVDGPFQDRLIWNGSKDLQDVSLSILNVSESDRGIYECRVNRTFEFGVYMPSTLTTKNITLTVKEKASNDITAIYSEIMMYVLLVFLTLWLLVEMVYCYRKISKSDEQAQDTATNYLAVPSEQKDNPVAPVTE; this comes from the exons ATGCTGACTCTGCACAGAGTTCAACAGCAAACGTTGCTTCTGTTGTTGTTTGTCG tCCACCTGAGCAGGCCAGTATGTGTCGATGTGGCGTCCGATACGGAAGCAGTGCTGGGAAGCTCCATGAAGCTGACATGCATCTCTTGTTTGAAGAGGGAGGAACTCAAACCAAACACAAGTGTGAATTGGTATTTCACGTCAAGTGAAAACAACACATATGACAGAATTCAT ATTTTCGAAAGGAATAATGGAGTCCGAAAAAGAGTGGATGGACCTTTTCAAGACCGTCTGATCTGGAATGGTAGCAAAGACCTGCAAGACGTCTCCCTTTCGATCCTAAATGTCTCAGAGAGCGACCGTGGTATTTACGAGTGCCGTGTTAATCGTACATTTGAATTTGGAGTCTATATGCCATCGACACTGACAACAAAGAACATCACACTGACCGTGAAAGAAAAAG CCTCCAATGACATTACCGCAATCTACTCTGAGATCATGATGTATGTCCTGCTGGTGTTCTTGACCTTGTGGCTGCTGGTGGAAATGGTCTACTGCTACAGGAAGATCTCAAAATCTGATGAGCAAGCGCAGGACACAGC GACAAACTACCTAGCCGTTCCTTCTGAGCAGAAAGACAATCCAGTCGCTCCTGTTACCGAATAA
- the scn3b gene encoding sodium channel regulatory subunit beta-3 isoform X2, producing MLTLHRVQQQTLLLLLFVVHLSRPVCVDVASDTEAVLGSSMKLTCISCLKREELKPNTSVNWYFTSSENNTYDRIHIFERNNGVRKRVDGPFQDRLIWNGSKDLQDVSLSILNVSESDRGIYECRVNRTFEFGVYMPSTLTTKNITLTVKEKASNDITAIYSEIMMYVLLVFLTLWLLVEMVYCYRKISKSDEQAQDTAY from the exons ATGCTGACTCTGCACAGAGTTCAACAGCAAACGTTGCTTCTGTTGTTGTTTGTCG tCCACCTGAGCAGGCCAGTATGTGTCGATGTGGCGTCCGATACGGAAGCAGTGCTGGGAAGCTCCATGAAGCTGACATGCATCTCTTGTTTGAAGAGGGAGGAACTCAAACCAAACACAAGTGTGAATTGGTATTTCACGTCAAGTGAAAACAACACATATGACAGAATTCAT ATTTTCGAAAGGAATAATGGAGTCCGAAAAAGAGTGGATGGACCTTTTCAAGACCGTCTGATCTGGAATGGTAGCAAAGACCTGCAAGACGTCTCCCTTTCGATCCTAAATGTCTCAGAGAGCGACCGTGGTATTTACGAGTGCCGTGTTAATCGTACATTTGAATTTGGAGTCTATATGCCATCGACACTGACAACAAAGAACATCACACTGACCGTGAAAGAAAAAG CCTCCAATGACATTACCGCAATCTACTCTGAGATCATGATGTATGTCCTGCTGGTGTTCTTGACCTTGTGGCTGCTGGTGGAAATGGTCTACTGCTACAGGAAGATCTCAAAATCTGATGAGCAAGCGCAGGACACAGC ATATTAA